The genomic DNA CGGCCCGCTTTGTTCCCTCCCAGAGCCCACTCGGGTCTATGAGGAACTGTGCGGCAGCCTCGGGCGTGTAGACATCCGCCGCCGTTTCCTCGACGAGAAAGCCGGCCCCGCCAGCGTGGTCGAGATGAGCGTGTGTCGGGATGATGTACTCCAGTTCCGACCGGCCGATGCCGACCGCGTCGAGCGCATCGAGAATGCGGTCGTAGTGGGTGCCGATGCCGGTATCGACGAGCGCCGGCCGCTCTGTGTCGTAGATGTAGACGGCTCCGTAGCCGTCCGTCCCGTACATCCCCGTGTCGACGTAGTAGCAGTCCACCACCGACTCGACCGAACGAACGTCACCGATTCCCATACACCGCGCTTTGTCGGCGGCGGTCAAAGGTCCGACGGTCGCTGGTAGCAGCTTTCGAGCGGTCAGAACGCCGCCCGAAGCGCCGTCCAGAGGTCCCGCTGTCGCTTCTGGAGAACCGATATCGGGTCAGCAACGGTGTAGGTCTCCTCCTCGTCGTCGGTTCGTTCGGCAATCCCCTCCCGCTCGAAGTCCGCAAGCGTCGATTCGACGACGGATTCGGGGAAGACAGTCTTGGAGGCGATTTCCTCGGCCGTCGCACCGCCGAGTGCCTGTGCGGTGAGGTACACGGAGACGCGCTGCGGTGACTCCAGCAGCTCGACCAGTAGCTCCCCGACAATAGTCCCGCCGGCGTTCGTTGTCGGCTCGGCTCTGACCATCTCCTCTTTTGTCAGCGGTTCCGTCACCTCCAGCCGGGCCTCGATGCAGTTGATGGCCGTCGTCCGTGCCTTCCCCTCCTGTTCGCGTTCCAGCAGCCGCTCCAACGTTACCGGCTCGGTAATCGCCCCGACGAGCGTCTCCAGCTCGTCGACCGTGTAATCGCCCGGGTCGACATCCAGTAGGTCCTCCTCCCTGATTTCGTCGTCGGTCACGAAACCGACCACGCCGTACCCCTCTATCTGCAGCCCCAGTTCGATTTCGTGGACACCGAGGTGGAGCCGCTGGCGGTCGAGAATGACCTGTACCGTCTCTGCCAACCCCAAGTACATCGGGTTTTCCGCCGATATTTCGTCGGCCTGGTAGCGCTCCGACTCGGAAAGCTCCAGTGTAATCCGCTCCGGTGGCACCGGCTCGCCGTCGACTTTCGCGCTTGTGACACCCTGAAATTCCGCCTCGATGAGCCGGTTTTTCAGCTCGAATTCCACACCCCGCTCGGTGTTCTTGAGGCTCTCCCACGTGAAGAGCCGTTCGAGATACTGTTCTATCATGCCCGCGACAAGCGCCCCTCGCTACTTCGCTCTGTCGCCAACGGTACGTGGTACCACTCGGCGTTCACGCGGCCAACTGCTACTTGCTTTGCTCTTGCTACGGGTGCCGCGATTACCGACACGACTTTGCCGGCCGACGGCGAACCGCCGGCAAATGCTATCGAGGCAGTTCGTCCGTGAAAACCCCGAGGAGGTCCGTCGCGCACTCGACACCAAGGGCGTCGACGTCGACCTCGACCGTATCCTCGACATCGACGAGGAGTGGCGCGAACTCAAGGCGGAAGGCGACGACCTCAGGCGGCAGCGCAACGAGGTCTCCAGCGAAATCGGCAAGCTCAAGCGCGACGGCGAGGAGGAAGCCGCAGCAGAAGCAATCGAACGGTCCCAAGAGCTCAAAGAAGAAATCGAGGCCGTCGAAGACCGTGCCGACGAACTAGAGTCGGAGCTAGAAGCGGCGCTCCTGCGGCTTCCGAACGTGCCCCACCCCGATGCCCCGGTCGGCGACGACGAGTCCGACAACGTCGAAATCGACCGCTGGGGCTTCGATGACCGGCGCTCGCTGCCCGACGAGGTCGTTCCCCACTACGACCTCGGGGAGGAGCTGGATATCCTCGATTTCGAACGCGGGGCCAAGGTTTCCGGCGGCGGCTTCTACTTCGCGAAGGGCGAGGGCGCGCGGCTCGAACACGCGCTCGTCCAGTTCATGCTCGATGTCCACCGCGACGAGCACGGCTACACCGATGTTTTCCCGCCACTTCCGGTCAACTCGGCGTCGATGCGCGGAACCGGTCAGTTCCCGAAGTTCGTCGAGGACGCGTACCGAATCGGCGGTGACAACGACGACCCATACGACGACGACGACCTGTGGCTGCTGCCGACCGCGGAGGTGCCGGTCACCAACATGTATCGTGACGAAATCCTCCTTGATGACGACCTGCCGCTCAAGCAGCAGGCCTATTCGCCGAACTTCCGCCGGGAAGCCGGCGAGCACGGCACCGAAACCCGTGGTATCGTCCGTGTCCACCAGTTCAACAAGGTCGAGATGGTCAATTTCGTCCGGCCCGAAAACAGCTACGACCGGCTCGAAGGACTGCTCGGCGAAGCGACCGACGTGCTCGAACGACTCGGCCTCCCCTACCGAGTGCTTGAGATGTGTACCGGCGACATGGGCTTTACACAGGCGAAAAAGTACGACGTTGAGGTGTGGGCTCCCGGCGACGACATGGAAGACGGCCCGGATGTCGGCGGCCGCTGGCTCGAGGTTTCGTCGGTGTCGAACTTCGAGGACTTTCAGGCACGCCGGGCACACATCCAGTATCGGCCGGAACAGCACGAATCGGCGGAGTATATCCACACGCTCAACGCCTCGGGACTGGCAGTGCCGCGCGTCGTCGTTGCGATTCTCGAATACTATCAGAACGACGACGGCACCGTCGACGTTCCTGAACCCCTCCAGCCATACATGGGCGGCACGGATGTCATCGACGGCCAGGACCCGGTCGGCGAGTCAGCTCTCGGCGAATAGTCCACGCCCAATCTATGGCCGCCGTCGCGGCAGCCTGCGGGCACAACGGCGGCAGAACGTGTAGTCGCCGTCGATAGTCGCCCCGCAGTGTGGACAGCAGCCATCGACAAGCGCCGTCGCCTGCTCGTCGTCGGCGTCCGGAGACGCCGTCAAAAACGGAGCGTACAACCCGCCGGTCGTCCGTGAACGGTCGAGACTGGACTCCGAGCGGAACAGCGGCGCGACTACGTACGCGACCGCGGCGACGGCAAGGGCGATTGCGACGACGTTGACCAGAAGCGACACGCTATGTAGAACTAGATACTCGAACTAATTAAGTCGATAGCCGTCACACCTCGGCGATTTATACGAAATACAGGAGAAAACTCACGGCTTTAGCCGTGGGATGAATCCGTCACTACTGAATCAAACCACGTTCTAGTAGCAGGCCGACTCCCAATATTTAAGAATCACCCGTTCTACATATAAGATATGGAGGTGCGGCGTACTGTCCCCGTTTCACTCGACGTGGACAGCGACGACGCCGCACTCCTCGAAGACACCGTAGACACGTTCCTCTGGTCGGCACAGTACGTCGTTGACCACGCTTTCGAAGGCGAGTACGTCACCACCAGCAAGACCACGCTAGATGACGAAACCTACGACGACGTGCGCGAGAAGACAGACGAGTTCAACGGTGGACTGGTGCAAGCCGCTCGGAACAAGGCCGCTGAAGCCTGCAAAAGCGTCGTCGCACGCTGGAAGAACGATAAGAAAGCGTCGAAACCGACGTTCACCAGCCCACACGTCGTCTACGACCACCGCACCGCCACATTCCACGACGACTACGTGAGCCTCGCCACCACGGACGGACGCATCGAAGCCGACTACGTACTGCCCGACGAGGATAGTGACACGCCGCACTCGGAGTACCTGTTTTCGGACGAGTACGAAACCACGGGTGCGGAACTACACTCCCACGACGGCGACTGGGTGCTTCACGTCCACTGCAAGAAGGAGGTGGAGTCCGACACGTCGGAACAGCCAACCACCGAGAACGGAACGGTTCTCGGGGTTGACCTCGGCGTGAACAACCTCGCCGTCGCCTCGACGGGCACGTTCTGGACGGGCGACGAGTTCGACCACTGGCGGCGTGAGTACGAAAAGCGTCGTGGCTCGCTCCAACAGTGCGGAACGCGCTGGGCGCACGAGAACATCCAGTCAGTCGGACGGAAAGAAGAAGGGCGGTTCAAACAGATGCTCCATCGCATCAGCAACGAACTCGTCTCTGAAGCTCGTGAGAACGAGTGTTCAGTGATTGCGTTCGAGGATTTAACCGACATTCGTGAGCGGACTGGTGCGTCGTGGGGCCACAAGTGGGCGTTCAACCGACTCTACGACTACGTTGAGTACAAGGCTGAAGAATACGGCATCTCTGTGGAGCAAGTTGACCCTGAGAACACGAGTCGGCGTTGCTCACACTGTGGGTTCACCCATCCCGACAACCGTGACGACGAGGACTTCGAGTGCCTAAAGTGCGGGTACGAGAATCACGCCGACTACAACGCTGCGAAGAACATCGGGTTACGGTATCTCCGTCGGAACCAAACTGGGGGCGACGGAGGCGCACCCTTGGGCGTGCGCTTGAACAGCGGGACGCTGAACGTGAACGGAGGCTATTCTCCTGCCGAGGAATCGGCCAGAACGGGAGTCCACGCTGAATCCCACCGCTTTAGCGGTGGGTAGCTCAATCTGGGTGTGCGTCGGTGTAGGTCCTGATTTCGCTGATACCGGACGCAACGAACCCGAACGTGTCGACGAAGCCGAACCACGCAGTGCCGTCGCTCCGGTAGAGCGTTCCTTCAGCCGCGATACGGCCGCTGTCCCCGTAGACGGCCGATAGCTCGTGGCTCGTGTCGCGTTCCGGGCGGCCACCGCGCATGAACGCGACGAACTCTTCCCGGCCCTCGATAACCGTATCCGGCCGTCGGTGGACGAACCCGCCAGCGAGCAGGTCCGAAAGCGCCTCGTAGTCGTCCTCGTCGATAGCCCGGTAATACGCTCGAACCGCCTCAGGACGCTCCATGCCGGTACTGTCGGCCTCCCGGTACATATACCGTCTCCCCGAGCCACTTTTGTGCGCTCGCTGGCAATCCTGCCTGTGGAGCTACACGTCCGGTACGAGGGTGACGACGACCCCGACAAGTGTTCAGCCCGGAAACTAGCTCGGTTCGACCTTGCCGACCTCCATCGCTCGCCGCGGGCGACACCGGCGGGTATCGTCCTTGACCCGCACGCCGACCGGGCGCTTTCGCCTACCGACGCCGACGGCGGGGCGGCAACGGACCGGCTCATCGCTCTCGATTGCTCGTGGGAGACCGCCGAGGCTGAGGCGTTCCGCCTCGACGGCCCGCACCGCTCGCTGCCGTTTCTCGTTGCCGCGAACCCTGTTAATTACGGAACGCCGTTTCAGCTGACAACCGTTGAGGCCTTCGCCGGTGCGCTTTGCATCCTCGGCCACCGCGACCATGCCGAGACTGTTCTCAGCAAGTTTCGCTGGGGCCATACGTTCCTCGAACTGAACGACGAGCCGCTCCGGCGGTACGCGGACTGTACCGACTCTACCGATGTCCTTGACGTACAGGACGACTACCTCGAAGCCTGACCGGATAGAGTTTAAATACCAGCGGGCGGCCAACCGCCACCGTGACGTAGCTGACTGCCCGCGGCGAACACGGCGGTAGCCCGGCGGCCTGCCGCGGGAGCGACGACGCCGGCTGTTAGCCCTCCGATGGTTCGATAGCGATAGTCAACTCGTCGCCGACCGCAACGTCGTGGCCGGACCCGAAGACCAGCTTAACGCTCACCGACCCACGCGAGGCAAAGAGCGACAGCCCCGTCGCAGCCCGTCCACTCGCCCGGATTTCGACATCGCACCACGTGATGCCGCGGCCGTCCTCGTGGCCGACTTCGGTGCCGAGGAGCGACACTGTTTTCGGGAATGCTCCGAAGGCCCCGCCTCTGTCGTAGTGGGGCAGCCCCCCATCGAGCGGCGTTCCGTCATCGGCGGTGAGTGCGACGAAGCCCTCTTCGTTGCCCCCCGGCGCGTCCAACACGACGTACGTTTGCCCGGCTTCGATGACGGTGCCGTACCCGCTCCAGCCGACACCCTCGACCGGTACGTCGACCGTCAACGGCAGCGACCCGCTCGCCCGCTCGATGTTCTGCCCGTGGTCGCGGAAGCCGACGTGGAGATGGTGGTCAACCCAACGCGCAAAAAAGCCCGACCGAATCAGCGTTCCGATGCGGTCGCCGACCTCAATATGCTCGCCGACCTCGACGGCAGGGTCGACGTGTAGCAGCCGCGCTATGTGGTCACCACAGTCGACACAGACGAGATGGTCGACGGACGTCCCGTAGGGCTTTTCCGGACATTGCACCGTCCGGATTGAGCGCACCTCGCCGGAAACCGGTGCGTACGCCGTCTTTCGTGCCGGATACAGGTCGACAGCGCAGCCGTCGTCGTGGGCGGGATACGGCGAGTTGTAACGGGAGAACCGCTCGTAGGGGTCCAGCGCGGCTGCCGGCAGCGTGACCATACCGTCCGGTCGTGCCGTGTCGTTTTATTCTCATCGTCCGTAGACGAGGTATGCACGTCGTTCGAGGGGCTCTCGACTCGGCCGATGCCGACAGGCAGGTCGTTCAGCGGCTCGCCGAGTCGGTGGCGTCAACCGGCGTGCCAGCGCTTCGCGTCTGGCAGCCCCCGAAGCACGTCGCCTTCGGACGCCGCGACAGCGCCGCTGACGGTTACGAACACGCTCGGTTGGCCGCCCGCGAACGCGGTTACACACCGATTCAGCGCCGTGCTGGCGGCACCGCGGTCGCTTACGCCCCCGGAACGGTCGCGTTCGCCTACGCAGTCTCGACAGCTACCGGCCGTGGCGGTATCGAAGACCGGTACCGGACCGCGACAGAGCGGCTGCTTGCGGCGCTTGCATCTGTCGGTGCTGCCGTCCGTCGCGGCGAACCGTCGGCGACGTTCTGCCCGGGGACGCACTCGTTGCGCGCCGACGGTAAGGTCGCCGGCCTCGCACAGCGGGTCAAAGAAGAAACCGCCCTCGTCGGCGGCTACGTCGTCGGCACCGACCGTGCAAGCGCGGCGGTCGCCGACGTTCTCGAACCGGTGTACCGCGCGCTCGGGACGCCGTTCGACCCCACAACGGTCGGTAGCGTCGAAGCAGCCGGCGGCCCAGCGAGCGCCGGGCAGGTCGCCGATGCCATCGAAGCATCGTTTGTCGATGAGCGCCCGGCCAAATACCGCAGCGCCCAAGAGTTACTCGACCGGTCTCCGTGAGGCTTACGGCCCCGCCCCGAGGAACTGGAGTAATGCTGTTCAGCAACGCGACGCTCGCCGACGGGCGGGTCCGGGACGTTCGAGTCGACGGCGAGACGATTGCCGAGGTCGGGACCGGCCTCGAAGCCGACGGCGAAGTGGTCGACGCCGAAGGCAAGCGTCTCCTGCCGGGGATGATAGATGCCCACGTTCACTTCCGACAGCCCGGCTACTCCCACAAGGAAACGTGGGAGACTGGCTCAAAAAGCGCCGCTGCCGGCGGTGTAACGGCGGTCTTCGACCAGCCGAACACCGACCCGCCGACGATTGACGCCGACGGATACGCGGAGAAGGCCTCGCTTGCGACTGCCTCGCTTGTCGACTACGGCATCAACGGCGGCGTCACTGAGAACTGGTCGCCGACGGAGCTGCTGGAGGAGCCGATCGCCGCGCTCGGTGAGGTGTTCCTCGCCGACTCCACCGGTGATATGGGCATCGGCCGCGAGCGCTTTGCCGAGGCACTCGACCACGCGACCGATGCCGGCGTCCTCGTGACCGTCCATGCCGAGGACGCGACCCGCTTCGATGAGTCGGCTACCGAGCGTGACAACGCCGACGCGTGGAGCGCCTACCGGACGGCCGCGGCCGAAATCGACGCCATCGAGCGGGCGTGTGAGACCGCCGATGAACACGGCGCCGACATTCACATCGCCCACACGTCAACGCCCGAGGGTGCCGACATCGCCCGCGAGGCCGGCATGACCTGCGAGGTGACTCCGCACCATCTCTTTTTGTCCCGCGACGACCTCGAGGAGTTGGGGACGTTCGGTCGGATGAACCCGCCGCTGCGGAGCGAAACGCGGCGCGAAGCGATGTTCGAGCGGCTCGTCGACGGCGACATCGACATCGTTGCGACCGACCACGCACCTCACACGCGCGCCGAGAAGGACGCCAGCATCTGGGACGCTCCGAGTGGTGTCCCCGGCGTCGAGACCGTGCTCCCGCTTCTGCTGGACGAAGCCCGCAAGGGGCGGATTAGCTACGAACGTCTCCGTGACGTCACCGCGGCGAACGTCGCCGACATCTTCGACCTCCCCGACAAGGGCCGAATCGAGGCTGGCAACGACGCCGACCTCGTGGTAGTCGACCCGGACGACGCCGAGCCGATTCGCGGCGACAACCTCAACTCGAAGTGCGAGTGGACGCCCTTCGAAGGCCGGGACGGCGTCTTCCCGGAGCTAACGATGGTTCGTGGGACGGTTGTGTACCGTGACGGCGAGTTTGCTGACGCCGTCGGCCACGGGCAGAACGTCCGCGCCTAGTCGTCCTGCGTTTCCATCTCGTGGCCGCAGTTCGGACACTGCAGTTCGTCGTGGCGCAGCGCGGCTGACGACTCCCTGACTTCCCGCATCACGCTCGAAATCCGGTCTTCGGCGGCGAGTTCTTCGTCGACAGTGAGTTCGACCCCCTCGACC from Natronomonas pharaonis DSM 2160 includes the following:
- the serS gene encoding serine--tRNA ligase, translated to MLSRQFVRENPEEVRRALDTKGVDVDLDRILDIDEEWRELKAEGDDLRRQRNEVSSEIGKLKRDGEEEAAAEAIERSQELKEEIEAVEDRADELESELEAALLRLPNVPHPDAPVGDDESDNVEIDRWGFDDRRSLPDEVVPHYDLGEELDILDFERGAKVSGGGFYFAKGEGARLEHALVQFMLDVHRDEHGYTDVFPPLPVNSASMRGTGQFPKFVEDAYRIGGDNDDPYDDDDLWLLPTAEVPVTNMYRDEILLDDDLPLKQQAYSPNFRREAGEHGTETRGIVRVHQFNKVEMVNFVRPENSYDRLEGLLGEATDVLERLGLPYRVLEMCTGDMGFTQAKKYDVEVWAPGDDMEDGPDVGGRWLEVSSVSNFEDFQARRAHIQYRPEQHESAEYIHTLNASGLAVPRVVVAILEYYQNDDGTVDVPEPLQPYMGGTDVIDGQDPVGESALGE
- a CDS encoding DUF7577 domain-containing protein, yielding MSLLVNVVAIALAVAAVAYVVAPLFRSESSLDRSRTTGGLYAPFLTASPDADDEQATALVDGCCPHCGATIDGDYTFCRRCARRLPRRRP
- a CDS encoding RNA-guided endonuclease InsQ/TnpB family protein; translation: MEVRRTVPVSLDVDSDDAALLEDTVDTFLWSAQYVVDHAFEGEYVTTSKTTLDDETYDDVREKTDEFNGGLVQAARNKAAEACKSVVARWKNDKKASKPTFTSPHVVYDHRTATFHDDYVSLATTDGRIEADYVLPDEDSDTPHSEYLFSDEYETTGAELHSHDGDWVLHVHCKKEVESDTSEQPTTENGTVLGVDLGVNNLAVASTGTFWTGDEFDHWRREYEKRRGSLQQCGTRWAHENIQSVGRKEEGRFKQMLHRISNELVSEARENECSVIAFEDLTDIRERTGASWGHKWAFNRLYDYVEYKAEEYGISVEQVDPENTSRRCSHCGFTHPDNRDDEDFECLKCGYENHADYNAAKNIGLRYLRRNQTGGDGGAPLGVRLNSGTLNVNGGYSPAEESARTGVHAESHRFSGG
- a CDS encoding nuclear transport factor 2 family protein — encoded protein: MERPEAVRAYYRAIDEDDYEALSDLLAGGFVHRRPDTVIEGREEFVAFMRGGRPERDTSHELSAVYGDSGRIAAEGTLYRSDGTAWFGFVDTFGFVASGISEIRTYTDAHPD
- a CDS encoding DUF367 family protein; amino-acid sequence: MELHVRYEGDDDPDKCSARKLARFDLADLHRSPRATPAGIVLDPHADRALSPTDADGGAATDRLIALDCSWETAEAEAFRLDGPHRSLPFLVAANPVNYGTPFQLTTVEAFAGALCILGHRDHAETVLSKFRWGHTFLELNDEPLRRYADCTDSTDVLDVQDDYLEA
- a CDS encoding peptidoglycan DD-metalloendopeptidase family protein, which produces MVTLPAAALDPYERFSRYNSPYPAHDDGCAVDLYPARKTAYAPVSGEVRSIRTVQCPEKPYGTSVDHLVCVDCGDHIARLLHVDPAVEVGEHIEVGDRIGTLIRSGFFARWVDHHLHVGFRDHGQNIERASGSLPLTVDVPVEGVGWSGYGTVIEAGQTYVVLDAPGGNEEGFVALTADDGTPLDGGLPHYDRGGAFGAFPKTVSLLGTEVGHEDGRGITWCDVEIRASGRAATGLSLFASRGSVSVKLVFGSGHDVAVGDELTIAIEPSEG
- a CDS encoding lipoate--protein ligase family protein, producing the protein MHVVRGALDSADADRQVVQRLAESVASTGVPALRVWQPPKHVAFGRRDSAADGYEHARLAARERGYTPIQRRAGGTAVAYAPGTVAFAYAVSTATGRGGIEDRYRTATERLLAALASVGAAVRRGEPSATFCPGTHSLRADGKVAGLAQRVKEETALVGGYVVGTDRASAAVADVLEPVYRALGTPFDPTTVGSVEAAGGPASAGQVADAIEASFVDERPAKYRSAQELLDRSP
- a CDS encoding dihydroorotase, with product MLFSNATLADGRVRDVRVDGETIAEVGTGLEADGEVVDAEGKRLLPGMIDAHVHFRQPGYSHKETWETGSKSAAAGGVTAVFDQPNTDPPTIDADGYAEKASLATASLVDYGINGGVTENWSPTELLEEPIAALGEVFLADSTGDMGIGRERFAEALDHATDAGVLVTVHAEDATRFDESATERDNADAWSAYRTAAAEIDAIERACETADEHGADIHIAHTSTPEGADIAREAGMTCEVTPHHLFLSRDDLEELGTFGRMNPPLRSETRREAMFERLVDGDIDIVATDHAPHTRAEKDASIWDAPSGVPGVETVLPLLLDEARKGRISYERLRDVTAANVADIFDLPDKGRIEAGNDADLVVVDPDDAEPIRGDNLNSKCEWTPFEGRDGVFPELTMVRGTVVYRDGEFADAVGHGQNVRA